GTCGGTCGGCCCAGTTGGCGCCGACGCCGATCACCCAGCCGAGGCGGCGGACCGCGCCGGCGATGCTCGGCGCCTGCGCGTCGACGAGGCGGGCCGCCATGGTCTGGAACGGCTGGTAGCCGGCCTGCTCGGACGCCGCCAGCCCCTGCTCGATCTGGTCGGCCAGCCAGCGGTCGAGCTCGACCAGACCGGCCTCGACGCGGTCGGCGCGCTGCTTGACCCGGCGCTCGGCGGCGACAGGGTCGGCCAGGCCCTCGCCGGCGGCGCGTGGGGCGCGGGTCGCGCGCTCGTCGGCCCGCTGGGCCCGGGCGGCCCGGTCGGCCTGCCACTCGACGGCCCATTCGGGTGTTTCGGCCTCGTCGGGGACGCCGCCGTTGGCCCAGCGGAGCAGCAGGCCCAGCACGTGCTTGCAGGGGATCTTGCGGCTTGGGCAGGTGCACCGGTAGGCCGGACCGGTCAGATCGACACAGACCTGATAAGGCCGGGCACCCGACCCACGGCACAGGCCCCAGAGCATGTCGTCGAACCGGCCCTGACCGGCCCAATGGGCAGCGGTGATCAGGCCTCGGCCGCTCTTGGCCGCGCCCTGGTCGGGCGCGAGCGAGAGCACCTTCTCTGCGGACCAGCGTTCGACGGACACGCGAAAACCTTAGAACTCATGTACGACGAATTTTGGTGACCTGTGGATAACTCAGGACACCAAACCTTATCCACAGGCCGGGGGGTGCGAACTTTCGCGACCGACCAGCCCTGCGAGAATCGAGCGCTGAACGCCGTACCCCATTGTCAAGGAGAGCGACCGCCGTGATCCGTACCCATGATGCCGGAAGCCTGCGCGCCACGGACGCCGGCAGCGCGGTGACCCTGGCCGGCTGGGTGGCCCGCCGCCGTGATCATGGTGGGGTCATCTTCGTCGACCTTCGCGACGCCTCCGGTGTGGTGCAGGTCGTCTTCCGCGAGGAAGACGCCCACCACCTGCGCAACGAATACTGCGTCAAGGTGGTCGGCGAGGTCGCCCGGCGGCCCGCCGGCAACGAGAATCCCGAGCTGCCGACCGGTGACGTCGAGGTCAACGCGACGGCGCTCGAGGTGCTCTCCGAGGCCGCGCCGCTGCCGCTGCCGGTCGACGACAACATCGACGCGGGCGACGACATCCGCCTCCGCCACCGCTACCTCGACCTGCGGCGCAGCGGGCCGGCCAACGCGCTCAAGCTGCGCAGCCGGGCCAACCAGATCGCCCGGCAGGTGCTGCACGCGCGCGACTTCAACGAGATCGAGACGCCGACCCTGACCCGGTCGACGCCCGAGGGCGCGCGCGACTTCCTGGTGCCGGTGCGGTTGCAACCCGGCAGTTGGTACGCGCTGCCGCAGTCACCGCAGCTCTTCAAGCAACTGCTGATGGTGGCCGGGATGGAGCGCTACTACCAGATCGCGCGCTGCTACCGCGACGAAGACTTCCGCGCCGACCGGCAGCCCGAGTTCACCCAGCTCGACATCGAGATGTCGTTCATCACCCAGGACGACGTGATCGACCTGGGCGAGGCGATCGTCGGGGCGCTGTGGGAGGAGCTCGCCGGTCACCGGATCGAGCGACCCATCCCGCGGATCACCTGGCACGACGCGATGGCGCGCTACGGGTCCGACAAGCCCGACCTGCGCTACGGGGTCGAGCTGACCGAGCTGACCGACTACCTGAGCGGCACCGAGTTCCGGGTGTTCGCGGGTGCGATCGCGGCCGGCGGCTATGTCGGCGCCGTCGTGATGCCGGGCGGCGCCGCGCAGAGCCGCAAGGAGCTCGACGGCTGGCAGGACTGGGCCAAGGCGCGCGGCGCCCGCGGCCTGGCGTATGTCGTGCTCGACGCCGAGACCGGCGAGGCCCGCGGCCCGGTCGCCAAGAACCTGAGCGCGGAGCACCTCGACGGGCTCGCCGACGCGGTCGGTGCCAAGCCGGGCGACGCCATCTTCTTCGCGGCGGCCGCCGAACGGCGCGAGGCGCAGGAGTTGCTCGGCGCGGCCCGCATCGAGATCGCCCGGCGGGCCGGCCTGGCCGACCCCGACGCGTGGGCGTTCTGCTGGGTCACCGACGCGCCGATGTTCGAGAAAGACGACGAGGGCGGCTGGACGGCCGTGCACCACCCCTTCACCTCGCCCAACTCCGAGTGGATGGACCGCTTCGAGGAGGCGCCCGACCGGGCGTTGGCCTACGCCTACGACATCGTCTGCAACGGCAACGAGATCGGCGGCGGCTCCGTCCGTATCCACCGGGCCGACGTGCAGCGCCGGGTCTTCACGCTGCTCGGCATCACCGACGACGAGGCGGCCGACAAGTTCGGCTTCCTGCTCGAAGCCTTCAAATACGGCCCCCCGCCGCACGGCGGCATCGCTTTCGGTTGGGACAGGGTCTGCATGCTGCTCGCCGGCGCCGACTCGATCCGCGAGGTGATCGCGTTCCCCAAGACGCGCGGCGGCTACGACCCGCTGACCGGCGCGCCGACGCCGATCACCGGCCAGCAGCGGCAGGAGGCGGGCGTCGACGCCAAGCCCAAGCCGACGTCGCCGGCCAACGTCGGCACGGCGGGAGTCGCGGCGCCGGTCGAACACACGCCATGACCGCCAGCCCGCCGGAAACGGCGGGCCAACGGGAGAAGCCAGCCCGCCCGAAAGCGGCGGGTCGGCGGAACGACCAGGAGGGCGGTATGACCGGACGACGGCCGGTGGCGCGATGACGGTGCTGGTTGTCGGTGGCAGTGGCTACCTCGGCGGCGAGGTGTGCCGGCAGGCGGTCGCGGCGGGCTCCACGGTGGTCGCCACCTACCGCCGCGAACCCGGCGAGGCGCCGGGCGCGCGGTGGGAGCGGCTCGACGTGCGCGACGGCGCCGCGGTCGACCGGTTGGTCACCGCGGTGCGGCCGCGCATGGTGGTCAACGTCGCCTACGCCTACGCCGAATGGGCGACAACCGCCACCGGCGCGGCGCACGTGGCCGCCGCGGCCGCCAGGACAGGCGCACGGCTGGTGCACCTGTCCAGCGATGCCGTCCACGGTGGACGGCCGGAGCCTTACGGAGACGACGACGACCCGAGCCCGGTCTTCGCCTACGGTGCCGCGAAGGCGGCCGCCGAGACCGCCGTCCGTGCGCTGGCACCCGACGCCGCGGTGGTCCGCTGCTCCCTGATCATCGGGCCGGATGCCCGGTCGAATCAGGTGGCGCAGTCTCTCAGGGCCCTCGATCCGGAGTCCGACCTGCGGTTGTTCCGCGACGAGATCCGCACCCCGGTCGGCGTCGCTGACCTGGCCGCGGCGGTGTTGGAGTTGGCGGCGGGCGACTACGCGGGCGTGCTCAACGTCGCCGGGCCCGAACCGTTGAGCCGGGCCGAGCTCGGCGAGTTGGTCGCCCGCGTGCACGGGCTCGACCCGGGCCGCCTGCGCACCACGACGGTCGCCGAGTCGGGAATGGCGCGCGCCGCGATGATCGTGCTCGACACCACGAGGGCCAAAGAGATGCTGAAGACCCGCCTGCGGCCGGCCGCCGAGGTGCTCTGACCATCGTGGACAGACCCGGCTAGGCGAGCCCGACCGACGTGCGGGGGATCGACGACCCGTAGCCGAGCGACTCATACATCCGGTTCGCCACGACGTTGTCGCTCATCACGCCGAGCGCCGCGATGCCGTACTCCGTGATGAGCCGGCGGGTCAGTGCGGCCGTGAGTGCCGCACCCAGCCCGCGCCCGCGCGCGGCCGGATGCACCGCGATAGCGGACAGGAAGCCGACCCCGCCGCGGCTGCGGTCGGCGGCGCAGGCGACCACCCGGCCACCTTCGCGGATCGCCCACCAGGCGCGCACCCGCGGATCGCCCGGACGGGTGGTGGTGCCGGGAAAGGCGAGGTCGAGCAGCGTGGTGATGCCGGCATCGTCGACGACCGGCGCGGCCCGCTCCTCGCCCATCCGCTCCGGCGGAGCCTCCCGGGTCCACCGGAAGTCCCACTCGTCGCGCACCCGCACGGCGACCGGCGTCGCACCGGCCAGCCGCGGCAGGTGCCACCAGCGGGGCGCGTCGGGCTGCCGTTCGGTGGCGAGGCGCGCCGCCGTCGCGGCCGCCACCGCGCCGTCGCCCAGCGCGCACACCACCGACGCGTGCGTGATCCAGACCACTGTGGACCCGTCCCGGACGCCGGTCACGCCCTCGCCGCCGCCCGTGGTGAGCAGCGCGTAGGGGTGGGCGTCCGTCGCCGCCAGCACGGCATCGCGGCCGACGAGAGCTTCAGCCATGCCCGCAACGTAGCCGATCGAACATCGAGATTGCCCACGGACCCGATTGGGTATTGACCCGGCCACCGCTCGAACCCCTCGGGCGTAGCCCCTTTCAGGAGGATAGAGATGCTCGCCATCGTCGCGGCCATCGTCTTCGGTTTCGCCCTGCTGCTCGACCTGTTCGACACCGACCTGGGCGCACCCGACCTTTTCAACTGGCAGACCCTCGTGTTGATCGGTCTGACCTTGCTCTCGCTCTATCTCGCTGGCATCGGCAGTGGCCCCCGTTCGGGCACGGGCAGCGGTCGCCGCTTCTACGGCCGCCGGCCTGGTCGCGGCTGACGGACCAGAGCGCGAGGGGCCCACGGAAAGTGGGCCCCTCGCCGTGTCTTCGCCTTCTTCGCATTTCCGGCACCTATGGCCCGGCCGGTACTGTTCTCCTGATGGAGCCCGACGCCCTTTTCTCGGTCGCCGACAGTGGCGGGGTGCGCACCGCACCCCAGCACGCGGTCGGCGCTAGCGGCTTCGCGGATCCGGGCGCCGACGCGCCCCTGCCGGTGCGGATGCGCCCGCGCACGGTCGACGAGTTGGTCGGCCAGAATCACCTGCTCGCGCCGGGTGCGCCGTTGCGGCAACTGGTCAGCGGCGCGACACCGCTCTCGGTGATCCTGTGGGGTCCGCCGGGCAGTGGCAAGACCACGATCGCGCACCTGGTCGCCCAGGCGAGTGACCGTCGGTTCGTGGCGATGTCGGCGCTCAACGCGGGCGTCAAAGACGTCCGGGCCGTGATCGAGACCGCGCGTCGCGAGCGCCGGGCCGGTGGGCCGCCGACGGTGCTGTTCATCGACGAAGTGCACCGGTTCTCCAAGACGCAGCAGGACTCGCTGCTGTCGGCGGTCGAGGACCGGACAGTCACGCTGCTGGCGGCGACGACGGAGAATCCGTACTTCTCGGTGATTTCACCGCTTCTGTCCCGGTGTGTGCTGTTGACCTTGCAGCCGCTCGACGAGACGGCGGTTCGCGGGCTGGTGCGCCGGGCGCTCACCGACGAGCGCGGGCTCCGCGGCGAGGTCACTCTCACGATCGAAGCAGAAGATCATCTGGTACGCCTCGCGTCAGGCGACGTCCGCAAGGCCCTGACCGCGCTGGAGGCGGCCGCCGGCTCGGCGCTGGCCCGCGGCGCCACCGAGATCGACCTGGAGACCGCCGAGCAGGCCGTCGACGTGGCGGCGGTGCGTTACGACCGCGACGGCGACGAGCACTACGACGTGATCAGCGCGTTCATCAAGAGCATGCGAGGCTCCGATGTGGACGCCTCACTGCACTATCTGGCGCGGATGCTGGTGGCCGGCGAAGACGCCCGTTTCATCGCGCGCCGGATCGTCATCTTCGCCAGCGAAGACGTCGGCATGGCCGACCCGTCGGCGCTGACGGTGGCGACCGCGGCGGCACACGCCGTGGAATACGTCGGGCTGCCCGAGGTGCAGCTCAACCTGGCGCAGGCAGTGATCCACATGGCCACCGCGCCCAAGTCCAACAGCGCCACGAAGGCGATCGGCGCGGCGCTGGCCGACGTGCGCGCCGGCAAGGGCGGCAGCGTGCCGCGGGCCTTGCGCGACGCGCACTACCAGGGCGCGCGGGGGCTCGGGCACGGGCGGGGCTACCAATATCCGCACGACGACCCGCGCGGGGTGCTGACCCAGCAATACCCGCCGGACGGGTTGGTCGGCGTCGACTACTACGAGCCGGGCGACCATGGCGACGAGCGCGCCGTCGCCATGCGGCTGCCGACGATCCGGCGGATCCTGCGCGGCGAGCGCGGCCGCCGAGGGGCAAACCCCAATGGAGCCGATTCCGGGGGTACGCCGCGAGCCCGCACCGATGGCCCAAGCTCTTCCCGGCCGGCCGACGGCGAGGGTGCCGCCCGGGCCGAGGCAGGTCCGCCCCGGGCCGGCGGCGAGACGCCTCCAACTGCCGGCGGTGGTGCGGATGGCGCTGAATCGGTCGGTGGCCCGAAGGCGCGTTCCGGTGGGACCGGGGTCGCGGCGGAGCCGCCGGTGGGTGAGGCTGTTCCCGCGGGGCCCGAGGCCCGGCGGCAGGATCGCAACGACGAAGGCGAGGTTGGGTGAACCGGGATTGCGGATTAGGTCGCGATCTCGATCTCCCCACCTCACCGATGTCCCATTGGCGAGGTATGTGGCGACGAATCGTGCCATCCCCTGGCACGACGAGCAATGAGGTGAACGCGTGAGCGACGATCGGCGCGATCCGCCGGCCAAGGGCCGGCGATGGGGCCGGGGTCGCGACGACGACGAAGAGGTCGACGCGACCCGGGGCGAAGACCTCGGCTGGCTCGCTGACCTCCGCACGGCCAAGGAAGAACGCGCCGACATCGGCCCCGGCGGCGCGGACGCGGGTCCGGCGGGCGGCGGACGTCCGGGGGCGCCGGCAGGTCCGCCAAGACGCGGTGCGGGCTTCCCCGACGATGCCGGTTTTCCCGACGGTCCTGGTTTCCCGGACGGTCCTGGTCGCGGCGAGCCCGCTGGGCGGCCGGCCGACCCGGCCGCGCGACCCGCGGACGCCCCGCCGGGACGGTTCGCGCCGGATGCGCCCGCTGGGCGCGCGGCCGAGGCCGCGCCGCCCGGGCGGGCCGGTCGTGGACGGCCCGGAGCCGACAACGCACGTGCGGGCTTCGCCGGTGGCCCGCCGGTCACACCCGGCGCCGTGCCCCCGGCTGGGCCGCGCGGTGCGGGCGCGGCAGTGCCGCCCGGCACCGGCGCGATCCCGGTTGACCCGGCGCGCGGCGCGCCGGTGCCACCGGCTGGTGGCGCGCCGCGGGGCGGTGCACCGGGCCGCCCACCGCGCGGTGGCGAGGCCGGCGGGCGGCACGGCGGCGGAGCTCCTGGCCGGCCCGAGGAAGCCACTGGGCAGTTCGGTGCCGCCGGTCGTCCCGGCGTGCCACCGGCTCCGGAGGGCGGCCAGTTCGGTCCGGGCGGGCACTCCGGCGTGCCGCAGGGCCAGGAGAGCGGCCCGATCGGTCCCGCCGGGCGTCGTGGGGCATCGGCTGGTCAGGACAGTGGCCAGTTCGGTCCCCCTGGGCGTCCGGGCGTGGTGCCGGGTCAGGACAGCGGCCCGATAAGTCCCGCCGGCCGTCGCGGCGTGCCGGCTGGTCAGGACAGCGCGCAGTTTGGTGCCCCTGGGCGTGCCGGCGTGGTGCCGGGTCAGGACAGCGGCCCGATCGGTCCGGCTGGGCGGCGCGGAGCGTCGGCTGGTCAGGACGGTGGGCAGTTTGGTGCGCCCGGGCGTCCGGGCGTGGTGCCGGGTCAGGACACTGGCGCGGTTGGTCCGGCTGGGCGGCGCGGGGCGTCGGCTGGTCAGGACAGTGGGCAGTTTGGTGCGCCTGGGCGTCCCGGTGTGGTGCCGGGTCAGGACGGTGGCCAGTTCGGCGCGAGCGGGCGGCCCGGGGCTGGGCCGGGTCAGGACACTGGCGCGGTGGGTCCCGCTGGCCGGCGCGGCGTGCCCGCCGGTCAGGACACGCGGCCGGTTGCTCCGGCTGGGCGTCGTGGGATGCCGGCCGGTCAGGAGACCGGGGCGGTTGGTCCGGCTGGGCGTCGTGGGGTGCCGGCTGGTCAGGAGACCGGGGCGGTTGGTCCGGCTGGGCGTCGTGGGGTGCCGGCTGGTCAGGACACGGGGCCGGTTGGTCCGGCTGGGCGTCGTGGGGTGCCGGCCGGTCAGGAGACCGGGGCGGTTGGTCCGGCTGGGCGTCGTGAGATGCCGCCGGGTCAGGACACTGGCGCGGTGGGTCCGGCTGGGCGTCGCGGCATGCCGCCGGGTCAGGACACTGGCGCGGTGGGTCCGGCCGGGCGTCGTGGGACGCCGCCGGGGCAGGACGGTGGACAGTTCGGCGCGGCCGGGCGGGCTGGCGCGCCGGCGGGTCAGGACACCGGGCAGTGGGGTGCGCAGCGCGATCCGCGTGCGGATGCGACCGGTGGGTTGCCCGCCGCTCCCGTTTCCGGTCCGCGGGGGCGCGGCGGTGCGGCGCGTAGCCGGTTCTCGGCGCCGCCGGACCAGACGGGTGGCGTTCCGCTCTCCGGCAACGCGCCGGCCGTGCCTCCGGCGGCTGCCGGTGAGCAGGGGCCCGGGTGGCGGGGAGCCACGGGCTCGCCGGCCGCCGAGTCGACCGGTCGGCGGGCCGCGGCGGATTCTGAGCCGGGCACCGGAGCGGTGCGCGCGGCCGGCGGTGGCCGGCGTCGCGCGCCGGATGACAGTGAGGCTCCCGCCGGGCAGACGTCCGACTGGGCACGGCGCGACCAGGCCGGTCGGCCGCCGGTGCCGGGTGCGCCGACGTCTGGCGGGGACCCGGCCCGGAGCCGGTTCGCCGGAGGGGCGGCAACACCGCCTCCGGCCGACCGCGCGCCTGGTTGGAGCGGGCCGCCGGCGGGTCCGACCGCGACCGGCGGTATGTCGCCGGTGATCACACCGCCGGTGGTGCCGGGGCGTGAGTCCGGACCGACCCGGCAGGGTCGCCGCGCCGCGCCGGAGCCCCCGGCGGACGGAGCGGAGACGTTCGGTGGCCGTGGCCGCCCACCGCGCGGCGGTGTCGCGGGCCCGGCCGATGACGGTGTGGCCGGTCGCGCGGAGACGTTCGGCGGTCGGGGTCGGCCCGGCGGTGTCGCCGGCCCGGACGTGCCGCCGGGTGCTGGCGCGGGCGACGCCGGGCGTGCGGAGACGTTTGGTGGCCGTGGGCGAGCCGGCCAGCGCGGCGGAGCGCCCGACCTCACACCTGGCGAGGCCGCGGCGGGTTCCGGTCGGGCCGAGCCGTTCGGCGGTCGTGGGCGGGCCGGCCGTGGCGGGCTCCCGGGTACCGAGGTCGCACCTGGTGACGGTCGCGGACGGCCGGCAGGTCGCGGTGGTGTCGCCGACCCGGATGCGCCGGGTCGTGGCGGGGTCGCGGGTCCTGGCATCGCAGCCGGTGACGGTGTCCGTGGGCGGCCGGGCGGTGCCGCGGGTCCCGACCTGCCGCCTGGTGATGGTGGCCCTGGCGGCGAGCCGTTCGGCGGTCGTGGGCGATCGGCGGGTCGTAGCGGTGGCGATCTGCCCCCCGGCGGCGGCGTTGTCGTTCCCGGGCGCACGGAGGCGTTCGGCGGCCGTGGGCGGCCAGGTGCCCCTAGCGCACCCGGTGGGCCGGCGGGTCCGGACGCAGCGAGCGGGCCCGGGCGCGCGGAAACGTTCGGCGGTCCGGGACGCCCGGCCGCACCGGCGGGCCCTGGCGACGTAGCTGACGGTGGCACCGGCCGGCAGGGCGGCGCACGGAGCCGGTTCGGTGGCG
This genomic interval from Asanoa ferruginea contains the following:
- a CDS encoding replication-associated recombination protein A — translated: MEPDALFSVADSGGVRTAPQHAVGASGFADPGADAPLPVRMRPRTVDELVGQNHLLAPGAPLRQLVSGATPLSVILWGPPGSGKTTIAHLVAQASDRRFVAMSALNAGVKDVRAVIETARRERRAGGPPTVLFIDEVHRFSKTQQDSLLSAVEDRTVTLLAATTENPYFSVISPLLSRCVLLTLQPLDETAVRGLVRRALTDERGLRGEVTLTIEAEDHLVRLASGDVRKALTALEAAAGSALARGATEIDLETAEQAVDVAAVRYDRDGDEHYDVISAFIKSMRGSDVDASLHYLARMLVAGEDARFIARRIVIFASEDVGMADPSALTVATAAAHAVEYVGLPEVQLNLAQAVIHMATAPKSNSATKAIGAALADVRAGKGGSVPRALRDAHYQGARGLGHGRGYQYPHDDPRGVLTQQYPPDGLVGVDYYEPGDHGDERAVAMRLPTIRRILRGERGRRGANPNGADSGGTPRARTDGPSSSRPADGEGAARAEAGPPRAGGETPPTAGGGADGAESVGGPKARSGGTGVAAEPPVGEAVPAGPEARRQDRNDEGEVG
- the aspS gene encoding aspartate--tRNA ligase, whose product is MIRTHDAGSLRATDAGSAVTLAGWVARRRDHGGVIFVDLRDASGVVQVVFREEDAHHLRNEYCVKVVGEVARRPAGNENPELPTGDVEVNATALEVLSEAAPLPLPVDDNIDAGDDIRLRHRYLDLRRSGPANALKLRSRANQIARQVLHARDFNEIETPTLTRSTPEGARDFLVPVRLQPGSWYALPQSPQLFKQLLMVAGMERYYQIARCYRDEDFRADRQPEFTQLDIEMSFITQDDVIDLGEAIVGALWEELAGHRIERPIPRITWHDAMARYGSDKPDLRYGVELTELTDYLSGTEFRVFAGAIAAGGYVGAVVMPGGAAQSRKELDGWQDWAKARGARGLAYVVLDAETGEARGPVAKNLSAEHLDGLADAVGAKPGDAIFFAAAAERREAQELLGAARIEIARRAGLADPDAWAFCWVTDAPMFEKDDEGGWTAVHHPFTSPNSEWMDRFEEAPDRALAYAYDIVCNGNEIGGGSVRIHRADVQRRVFTLLGITDDEAADKFGFLLEAFKYGPPPHGGIAFGWDRVCMLLAGADSIREVIAFPKTRGGYDPLTGAPTPITGQQRQEAGVDAKPKPTSPANVGTAGVAAPVEHTP
- a CDS encoding sugar nucleotide-binding protein; translated protein: MTVLVVGGSGYLGGEVCRQAVAAGSTVVATYRREPGEAPGARWERLDVRDGAAVDRLVTAVRPRMVVNVAYAYAEWATTATGAAHVAAAAARTGARLVHLSSDAVHGGRPEPYGDDDDPSPVFAYGAAKAAAETAVRALAPDAAVVRCSLIIGPDARSNQVAQSLRALDPESDLRLFRDEIRTPVGVADLAAAVLELAAGDYAGVLNVAGPEPLSRAELGELVARVHGLDPGRLRTTTVAESGMARAAMIVLDTTRAKEMLKTRLRPAAEVL
- a CDS encoding GNAT family N-acetyltransferase, producing the protein MAEALVGRDAVLAATDAHPYALLTTGGGEGVTGVRDGSTVVWITHASVVCALGDGAVAAATAARLATERQPDAPRWWHLPRLAGATPVAVRVRDEWDFRWTREAPPERMGEERAAPVVDDAGITTLLDLAFPGTTTRPGDPRVRAWWAIREGGRVVACAADRSRGGVGFLSAIAVHPAARGRGLGAALTAALTRRLITEYGIAALGVMSDNVVANRMYESLGYGSSIPRTSVGLA